A window of the Magnolia sinica isolate HGM2019 unplaced genomic scaffold, MsV1 ctg169, whole genome shotgun sequence genome harbors these coding sequences:
- the LOC131236071 gene encoding organelle RRM domain-containing protein 6, chloroplastic-like has product MRGRSRSAIRKRDRAPSCCPSSIQHPCSHTPFKAATLISNSNFSLFVGNLPFDCSKEDLWNIFSRYGRLLDAFLPTFQGSLKPRGYAFVRFKYEQDAMAVKEILDERHIDGRVVSVRWAKVRNPKSQSRKLRTHQNHAVASDLGRSYTTAVSSPVPVQANLQVSSLEISSIADPRAVENCLRMLSLAFVGTALNPEV; this is encoded by the coding sequence ATGAGGGGTCGCTCGAGATCGGCAATACGGAAAAGGGATAGGGCGCCATCTTGCTGCCCATCCTCGATTCAACATCCTTGCTCTCACACCCCGTTTAAAGCGGCTACTCTGATTTCAAATTCAAACTTCAGCCTCTTTGTAGGTAACTTGCCATTTGACTGCTCTAAGGAAGACCTCTGGAATATCTTCAGCAGATATGGCAGATTACTTGATGCATTCTTACCGACATTCCAAGGATCCCTAAAACCTAGGGGTTATGCTTTTGTGAGGTTCAAGTATGAACAAGATGCAATGGCAGTAAAAGAGATTCTGGATGAGAGACATATCGATGGGAGAGTGGTTTCGGTTAGATGGGCGAAAGTTAGAAACCCAAAATCCCAAAGTAGGAAACTGAGAACTCATCAGAATCATGCAGTAGCTTCAGATCTAGGTCGATCATATACAACAGCAGTATCTTCGCCTGTGCCAGTACAAGCTAATCTGCAGGTCTCGTCTTTAGAGATTTCATCTATTGCAGACCCTAGAGCAGTGGAGAATTGTCTGCGTATGCTGAGTCTCGCCTTTGTTGGGACTGCTTTAAATCCAGAAGTATAG